The Candidatus Neomarinimicrobiota bacterium genome includes a window with the following:
- a CDS encoding GIY-YIG nuclease family protein, with the protein MKYGYVYIMTNKINSVLYVGVTSDLLKRVYHHRNRLDVKRSFCYRYRLTKLVYFESTNDISVAIRREKQIKGGSRAKKINLIVAKNPQWNDIYEILI; encoded by the coding sequence ATGAAGTACGGATATGTTTATATAATGACCAACAAAATTAATAGTGTATTATATGTTGGTGTGACGTCAGATTTGTTAAAAAGAGTATATCATCATAGAAATAGATTAGACGTGAAGCGATCATTTTGTTATCGATATAGATTAACCAAATTAGTTTATTTTGAATCTACAAACGATATCTCAGTTGCTATAAGGAGAGAGAAACAGATAAAGGGAGGCTCAAGAGCCAAAAAAATAAATCTGATAGTTGCGAAAAATCCCCAGTGGAATGACATATA